From Hydractinia symbiolongicarpus strain clone_291-10 chromosome 11, HSymV2.1, whole genome shotgun sequence, the proteins below share one genomic window:
- the LOC130614320 gene encoding alpha-(1,6)-fucosyltransferase-like: MLRRLKLFCFSTLIISGFFLTCIFLWPSTFTFSIQSYHEFQYEDEKPYESQLKEIHDRIWRQIYVLQEGEDCEKKKILYCEVKNNIAGFGSMLHRYGACVQAAYALGRMFLIAQNPYKHYGGLSNWLKPESKRCGYMKNNIENILNNPAEKYVSFCLVNDTKCYFNGYDVNNSYRILHFIPEPGFPTLRVIPGSIPERTEKELRELNIHNTKLWFSAQMISYLLLRPNKEFVKKLNRVSNEIKFQHPVVGMHIRHGKDKMPEANYYQEKLYTNPTKSFFDKSFPDRVKRNIYLATDDTNSHEEIINLLGSDYTITVMPPRIRRKAMELYHIKDKPPKEVIESILIDLYFLAQSDYVVCTLSSNVCRLVYLMKLANPPFTSPESKIKSLDVKMYFEYHGFRFHGDANPYRMSIKSNNITTEYDQKLLQYDAYELFDVIQSHNSDAKEKLIYVWTRFRPNGDVQGFVYKNDLIDWPGYPEYFYCQ, encoded by the coding sequence atgttgagaagattaaagctGTTCTGTTTTTCTACATTAATCATTAGCGGATTCTTTCTTACTTGTATTTTCTTGTGGCCATCCACATTTACGTTTTCTATACAAAGCTACCATGAATTTCAATATGAAGATGAAAAGCCATACGAAAGCCAACTCAAAGAAATACATGATCGAATATGGAGGCAAATTTATGTCTTACAAGAGGGCGAAGATTGcgagaaaaagaaaattctatattgtgaagtaaaaaataatatagctGGATTTGGTTCGATGCTTCATCGATATGGTGCATGCGTACAAGCTGCATATGCACTTGGTAGAATGTTTCTTATCGCACAAAATCCTTATAAACATTACGGAGGATTAAGCAATTGGTTGAAACCTGAATCAAAAAGGTGCGGGTATATGAAAAATaacattgaaaatattttaaataatccaGCAGAAAAATATGTATCGTTCTGTCTTGTGAATGATACTAAATGTTACTTTAACGGTTACGATGTAAACAACTCGTACAGGATTTTACATTTCATTCCGGAACCAGGATTTCCCACACTTCGAGTTATACCAGGTTCCATACCGGAACGAACGGAAAAGGAGTTGCGTGAATTAAACATTCATAACACGAAGTTATGGTTTTCTGCCCAAATGATATCATATTTGCTTTTGAGACCGAATAAAGAGTTTGTTAAAAAACTCAACAGGGTttcaaatgaaataaaatttcaacATCCTGTAGTTGGGATGCATATACGACATGGAAAGGACAAAATGCCGGAAGCCAACTATTATCaggaaaaattatatacaaacccaacaaaaagtttttttgacaaatCGTTTCCAGATCGTGTGAAGCGAAATATCTACTTAGCTACAGATGATACTAATTCCCACGAAGAAATTATAAATTTGCTGGGTAGCGACTACACCATTACTGTGATGCCACCTCGTATTAGAAGGAAGGCTATGGAGTTGTATCATATTAAAGACAAACCACCTAAAGAGGTCATCGAGTCTATTCTAATTGATCTATATTTTCTCGCTCAATCAGATTATGTGGTGTGTACACTCAGCTCAAACGTATGTCGACTTGTTTACTTAATGAAGTTAGCAAATCCACCATTTACCTCACCTGAGTCGAAAATTAAATCGTTAGACGTAAAAATGTATTTCGAATATCATGGCTTCCGATTTCACGGTGATGCGAATCCTTATCGCATGTCCATCAAAAGTAACAATATTACTACTGAATATGATCAGAAGTTACTTCAGTATGATGCGTACGAATTATTTGACGTGATACAGAGTCATAACAGTGatgcaaaagaaaaattaatttacgtGTGGACGAGATTTCGACCAAACGGAGACGTACAAGGATTTGTATACAAGAACGATTTGATAGATTGGCCAGGATACCCTGAATACTTTTACTGTCAATGA